Proteins encoded by one window of Cylindrospermum stagnale PCC 7417:
- a CDS encoding nucleotidyltransferase family protein: MNSNTRLQMLLADSLIGTVLPEIAQLNLPNWWLAGGAVRNTVWHSIFGPECELFINDFDIAFFDDAGNRSQELAAKATLTAKFSDYLFDVKNQASFGRWRPGDRTYSSTEDGIKNWLHTATAVGVRVDTQGQWEFFTPYGLDDLFGGVIRPTPVHTQNPDADKKASGFLQKCPCLRSL, encoded by the coding sequence ATGAATAGTAACACGCGCTTACAGATGCTCTTGGCTGATTCACTGATTGGCACTGTGTTGCCGGAAATTGCTCAACTCAATTTACCCAACTGGTGGTTAGCTGGGGGTGCGGTGCGAAATACAGTTTGGCATTCCATTTTCGGCCCGGAATGTGAGTTATTTATCAATGACTTTGATATTGCATTCTTTGATGATGCGGGGAACCGTTCCCAAGAACTAGCAGCAAAGGCAACTCTCACAGCCAAATTTTCTGACTACCTGTTTGATGTGAAAAATCAAGCCAGTTTTGGGCGTTGGCGTCCTGGTGACAGAACCTACTCTAGTACGGAGGATGGAATTAAAAATTGGCTGCACACTGCTACGGCTGTAGGTGTGCGAGTGGATACACAAGGGCAATGGGAATTTTTCACTCCCTATGGGTTGGATGACCTGTTTGGTGGTGTGATTCGACCGACGCCAGTACATACTCAGAACCCAGATGCTGATAAAAAAGCCTCCGGGTTTCTGCAAAAGTGTCCTTGTTTGCGATCGCTATAA
- a CDS encoding GntR family transcriptional regulator has translation MNLNELAPNIQQRSTPDLIAEALREAILRGIFQEGQSLRQDEIATQFGVSRIPVREALKQLEAEGLVTLHLNRGAIVSVLTIAEAQEICEIRSALEVKAMQLAIPKLTQADLEKATVILAATDQATDAGTLAKLNWEFHGTLYATAERPRLLTMIKTLHVNIDRYVRVQMVQMNYQEHSQKEHYQLLDACQKRDTKAAIRLLKRHIDTAGEQLVAYLQQKAKT, from the coding sequence ATGAACTTAAATGAATTAGCTCCTAACATCCAACAACGTAGTACCCCCGATTTAATTGCCGAAGCTTTGCGGGAAGCGATTCTGCGGGGTATTTTTCAGGAAGGACAATCTCTCAGACAAGATGAAATCGCCACTCAATTTGGTGTTAGCCGCATTCCCGTGCGGGAAGCACTCAAGCAGCTAGAAGCAGAAGGATTGGTGACACTGCATCTCAATCGCGGTGCGATCGTATCAGTGCTGACAATTGCCGAGGCGCAAGAAATCTGTGAAATTCGCAGTGCTTTGGAAGTGAAAGCGATGCAATTGGCGATACCCAAGTTAACGCAAGCAGACTTAGAAAAAGCCACCGTGATTTTGGCAGCGACCGACCAAGCCACCGATGCGGGAACTTTGGCAAAATTGAACTGGGAGTTTCATGGAACGCTGTACGCTACCGCTGAACGTCCCCGGCTGCTGACAATGATTAAAACCTTGCACGTCAATATTGACCGTTATGTCCGCGTGCAAATGGTGCAGATGAATTACCAAGAACATTCCCAAAAAGAACACTATCAACTTCTGGATGCTTGTCAAAAGCGAGATACAAAAGCCGCTATCCGACTGCTGAAACGACACATTGACACCGCCGGCGAGCAGCTAGTTGCATACTTGCAACAAAAAGCAAAAACCTAA
- a CDS encoding 2-isopropylmalate synthase: MSIESPADRIIIFDTTLRDGEQSPGATLNVQEKLAIAHQLALLGVDVIEAGFAVASPGDFQAVKSIAEQVGKPDGPIICSLARAMRQDIQAAAEALKPAAHPRIHTMISTSDIHLKYQLNKSRSEVLAIAASMIAYAKSFVDDVEFSPMDASRTEPEFLYQVLEIAIANGATTINIPDTVGYCTPKEMGNLIQGIRANVPNIDQVILSVHTQNDLGLATANALAAIEHGVRQVECTINGIGERAGNAALEEIVMALQVRKPFFNPFFGRAADAEAPLTNIKTQEIYKTSALVSQLTGMLIQPNKAIVGANAFAHESGIHQDGIIKHRQTYEIMEAASIGLPENRIVLGKHSGRNAFRTRLKELGFELNEADLNKAFNRFKEVADKKKEMSDWDLEAIVRDQTQIQVESGFQIEHIQVICGDCTCPTATITIVTPDGKILTDATVGTGPVDAVYQVINRLVQIPNQLMEFSVQSVTAGIDALGTVTVRVGHEERIFSGQASDTDIVVAAAYAYMNALNRLYRYLEIQRPPADSVLMPT, from the coding sequence ATGAGTATAGAATCGCCAGCAGACAGGATTATTATCTTCGATACCACCCTACGGGATGGTGAACAGTCACCAGGTGCAACCCTGAATGTGCAAGAGAAGTTAGCGATCGCTCATCAACTAGCTCTCCTGGGTGTGGATGTGATTGAAGCGGGTTTTGCCGTTGCGAGTCCGGGAGATTTTCAAGCTGTTAAAAGCATTGCCGAACAAGTGGGGAAACCTGATGGGCCAATCATTTGCAGCTTGGCTAGAGCGATGCGCCAAGATATTCAAGCGGCTGCTGAAGCGCTAAAACCTGCGGCTCATCCGAGAATCCACACAATGATCTCTACTTCTGATATTCACCTCAAATATCAGTTGAACAAGTCCCGTAGCGAAGTATTAGCGATCGCCGCATCGATGATCGCTTATGCTAAATCCTTTGTGGACGATGTAGAATTTTCACCGATGGATGCTAGCCGCACCGAGCCAGAATTTCTCTATCAAGTCTTGGAAATTGCGATCGCCAATGGTGCCACTACCATTAATATTCCCGATACCGTCGGCTACTGCACACCCAAAGAAATGGGCAACCTCATCCAGGGAATTCGCGCCAACGTCCCCAATATTGATCAGGTGATTCTTTCCGTCCACACTCAAAACGATTTGGGATTAGCCACCGCCAACGCCTTAGCCGCAATTGAGCATGGTGTCCGTCAGGTGGAGTGTACAATTAACGGTATTGGCGAACGAGCAGGAAATGCCGCACTAGAAGAAATTGTCATGGCTTTGCAGGTTCGCAAACCCTTTTTCAACCCCTTCTTCGGACGTGCCGCTGATGCTGAAGCACCCCTAACCAACATTAAAACCCAGGAAATTTACAAGACTTCTGCCTTGGTTTCCCAATTAACCGGGATGCTGATTCAGCCGAATAAGGCGATTGTTGGCGCTAATGCTTTTGCTCATGAGTCCGGTATTCACCAAGATGGCATCATCAAGCACCGCCAAACCTACGAAATTATGGAAGCTGCATCCATCGGTTTGCCGGAAAATCGGATTGTTTTGGGCAAACATTCTGGGAGAAATGCCTTCCGCACTCGGCTGAAAGAGTTGGGGTTTGAGCTAAATGAAGCAGACTTGAACAAAGCCTTCAATCGGTTTAAAGAAGTCGCCGATAAGAAAAAAGAAATGTCTGATTGGGATTTAGAAGCGATCGTCCGTGATCAAACGCAGATTCAAGTTGAAAGCGGCTTTCAAATCGAACATATCCAAGTAATCTGCGGTGATTGCACCTGCCCGACTGCAACTATTACCATTGTCACCCCCGACGGGAAAATTCTCACGGATGCCACTGTCGGTACAGGCCCGGTAGATGCGGTATATCAGGTAATTAATCGACTGGTGCAAATTCCCAATCAACTGATGGAGTTTTCTGTCCAATCTGTAACCGCCGGGATTGATGCTTTGGGAACCGTAACAGTTCGCGTGGGACATGAGGAGCGGATTTTCTCTGGACAAGCATCGGATACTGATATTGTCGTAGCCGCAGCTTACGCCTACATGAATGCGCTGAATCGTCTTTATCGTTATTTGGAAATTCAGCGCCCGCCAGCCGACTCTGTACTTATGCCTACATAA
- a CDS encoding chromophore lyase CpcT/CpeT codes for MNNLRISILTIILSTLTLAQGGRTLAVAPSLETQVQDLAQWFTGYFDNEQQVASNSSVPLITMSNCNVQLDNTNFAVDTQNVYLEQKSTAFERLRLYSFSKGDSVVKLSIYNFLNADVFRGTCNHPESARIISQNNLAVTSCNLELIWQPTAYIGNNAPNGCLTSTGGKVVSQVTISKGKIDSLDQIFSAQGRLLVSTPIQFRQVDEPSLALGLLAVGIWSLAKQSPKNSPRKNHKLRIGSKRMSENFLVMYQAAVDPPKSP; via the coding sequence ATGAATAACCTAAGAATATCTATTCTGACAATTATCCTCTCTACCTTAACCCTTGCCCAAGGTGGTAGAACCCTTGCTGTTGCGCCCTCACTAGAGACACAGGTACAGGATCTAGCACAGTGGTTTACTGGTTATTTTGACAATGAACAACAAGTAGCTAGTAACTCTTCTGTACCACTAATCACAATGTCTAACTGTAATGTGCAATTGGACAATACCAACTTTGCTGTTGATACACAGAATGTTTATCTAGAACAAAAAAGTACTGCTTTTGAGCGTTTGCGTTTATATTCATTCAGCAAAGGTGATTCAGTAGTTAAACTTAGCATTTATAACTTTCTCAACGCAGATGTCTTCCGGGGAACCTGCAATCATCCTGAATCAGCGCGAATCATCAGCCAGAATAATCTGGCGGTAACAAGTTGTAACCTAGAACTCATTTGGCAACCAACTGCCTACATTGGAAATAATGCTCCCAATGGCTGCTTAACAAGTACGGGCGGTAAGGTAGTTTCCCAAGTAACCATCTCAAAAGGGAAAATTGACTCGTTAGACCAGATTTTTAGTGCTCAAGGTAGATTACTGGTAAGCACTCCGATCCAATTTCGCCAAGTTGATGAACCATCTTTAGCATTAGGACTTCTGGCTGTTGGTATCTGGAGTCTTGCGAAGCAATCTCCGAAAAATAGCCCCAGAAAGAACCATAAATTAAGAATTGGCTCTAAGAGGATGTCTGAAAACTTTTTGGTGATGTATCAAGCAGCCGTAGATCCCCCTAAATCCCCTTAA
- a CDS encoding KTSC domain-containing protein → MKLSKVDLSSLLAIAHSDGHLQLLLDRGDELELMEIPAPVQAYEGLQNLNEMIAESAALPAVEEPIAMLPVSSSMAYAVGYNSDEQILQVEFQSGAVYQYSEVDAQTWEDLHSADSIGRFFNQEIKGIFDCERVDNSD, encoded by the coding sequence ATGAAGCTATCTAAAGTAGACTTGAGCAGTTTATTAGCGATTGCCCATTCAGACGGACATTTGCAGTTATTGCTCGACAGAGGCGACGAATTAGAACTGATGGAAATTCCCGCGCCAGTCCAAGCTTACGAAGGATTGCAAAATCTAAATGAGATGATTGCTGAATCAGCGGCGCTTCCTGCTGTAGAAGAGCCAATTGCGATGCTGCCAGTTAGCTCATCAATGGCTTATGCTGTAGGCTACAATAGCGACGAACAAATCTTGCAAGTTGAGTTTCAAAGTGGTGCAGTCTATCAATATTCAGAAGTAGACGCCCAAACTTGGGAAGATTTGCATTCGGCCGATTCAATTGGGAGATTTTTTAATCAAGAAATCAAAGGTATATTTGACTGCGAGCGGGTAGATAATTCGGATTAG
- a CDS encoding RelA/SpoT family protein yields the protein MSSLLINSSVDVTLPEWLKKCLKESSKKSSEIDEDRRHSDSALICRAFQFAYQLHQGQYRKSGEPYIGHPVAVAGLLRDLGGSPAMIAAGFLHDVVEDTEVTIDQIEERFGPEVRQLVEGVTKLSKINFKSKTESQAENFRRMFLAMAQDIRVIVVKLADRLHNMRTLQFMPDEKRRRIAQETRDIFAPLANRLGIWQFKWELEDLAFKYLEPEAFRQIQTYVSEKRAAREEKLTKVTDILRQRLQQAGVRCVDVSGRTKHLYGIYQKMHRQQKEFHEIYDLAALRIIVQTNEECYRALAVVHDAFRPIPGRFKDYIGLPKPNRYQSLHTGVMGLTGRPLEVQIRTQEMHHVAEYGIAAHWKYKESGGSNNSQVTGTDEKFTWLRQLLDWQSDLKDAQEYLDSVKDNLFEDDVYVFTPKGDVVPLSPGSTSIDFAYRIHTEVGNHCAGARVNGRMVPLSTRLQNGDIVDIITLKNGHPSLDWLNFVRTSAAKYRIKQWYKRSRREENVARGRELLEKELGKTGFDSLLKSDAMHTVAEKCNYHSVEDLLAGLGYGEITLNLVLNRWREVAKGQQPVPDVLPFLPKESTSTKALRDSPTTTCRNNDSPIVGVEGLVYHIAGCCTPIPGEPIIGVVTRGRGISIHRQGCQNVESVEYERLVPVRWNSVTESSCRPHTYPINIQIEALDRVGVLKDILSRLSDQGINVRHAQVKTAVGQPALMDLGIDIRDRPQLEQVFTQIKKMSDILNIRRVGQLEE from the coding sequence ATGAGCAGCTTACTGATCAATTCCTCTGTTGATGTGACCCTTCCGGAATGGCTAAAAAAATGTTTGAAGGAGTCATCAAAAAAAAGCAGCGAAATAGACGAAGACCGAAGGCATAGCGATAGCGCTTTGATTTGTCGGGCGTTCCAATTTGCTTATCAACTGCATCAAGGTCAATACCGGAAATCGGGAGAACCATACATTGGTCATCCTGTAGCTGTCGCTGGCTTGCTGCGCGACTTGGGAGGCAGTCCTGCTATGATAGCAGCTGGGTTTCTCCACGATGTAGTTGAAGATACAGAAGTTACAATTGACCAAATAGAAGAGCGCTTTGGCCCAGAAGTACGTCAATTGGTAGAAGGTGTCACCAAGCTTTCTAAAATCAATTTCAAAAGCAAAACCGAAAGTCAAGCAGAAAACTTCCGGCGAATGTTTTTGGCAATGGCCCAAGATATTCGGGTAATCGTGGTGAAATTGGCAGATCGTTTGCATAATATGCGAACCTTACAATTTATGCCCGATGAAAAACGCCGCCGGATTGCTCAAGAAACACGAGATATATTTGCTCCTTTAGCCAATCGTTTAGGGATTTGGCAATTTAAGTGGGAGTTGGAAGATTTGGCTTTTAAGTATCTGGAACCAGAAGCTTTTCGCCAAATTCAAACTTATGTTTCTGAAAAAAGAGCCGCGCGGGAAGAGAAATTAACAAAAGTTACAGACATTTTGCGACAGCGGTTGCAGCAAGCGGGAGTTCGCTGTGTGGATGTTAGTGGTCGTACTAAACACCTTTATGGCATTTACCAAAAAATGCATCGCCAGCAAAAAGAATTTCACGAAATTTATGATTTGGCGGCGCTGCGAATTATTGTTCAGACTAATGAAGAATGCTATCGTGCTTTGGCAGTGGTTCATGATGCTTTTCGCCCTATCCCTGGTAGATTTAAAGACTATATTGGATTGCCAAAACCTAACCGTTACCAATCGTTGCATACTGGGGTAATGGGACTGACTGGCCGTCCTTTGGAGGTGCAAATTAGAACACAAGAAATGCATCATGTTGCCGAGTATGGGATTGCTGCACATTGGAAGTATAAAGAATCAGGCGGGTCTAACAATAGCCAGGTGACGGGGACAGATGAGAAGTTTACTTGGCTGCGGCAACTGCTGGACTGGCAAAGCGATTTAAAAGATGCTCAAGAATACTTAGATAGTGTCAAAGACAATTTATTTGAAGATGACGTTTATGTCTTCACCCCTAAGGGGGATGTTGTCCCCTTAAGCCCCGGTTCAACGAGTATAGATTTTGCTTATCGCATTCATACCGAAGTCGGGAACCACTGTGCAGGGGCGCGGGTAAATGGGCGGATGGTACCTTTGTCAACGCGGCTGCAAAATGGCGATATTGTCGATATTATCACCCTCAAGAACGGCCATCCTAGTTTGGATTGGTTGAACTTTGTGCGGACTTCGGCGGCAAAATATCGCATTAAACAATGGTATAAGCGATCGCGCCGAGAAGAAAATGTGGCCAGGGGGCGGGAATTATTAGAAAAAGAACTTGGTAAAACCGGTTTTGATAGCTTGTTAAAGTCGGACGCAATGCACACTGTCGCTGAAAAGTGTAACTATCACAGTGTAGAAGATTTGCTGGCGGGTTTAGGTTATGGGGAAATCACCCTCAACTTAGTCCTAAATCGATGGCGCGAAGTAGCGAAGGGTCAACAACCAGTCCCCGATGTCCTGCCATTTCTCCCGAAAGAGTCAACCTCGACAAAAGCCTTGCGGGATTCACCTACAACTACCTGCCGTAATAATGACTCGCCAATTGTTGGTGTAGAGGGCTTAGTTTATCATATCGCTGGCTGTTGTACGCCAATTCCTGGGGAACCGATTATTGGTGTAGTCACGCGGGGGCGGGGAATTTCTATCCATCGCCAAGGTTGTCAAAATGTCGAAAGTGTGGAGTATGAGCGTTTAGTTCCAGTCAGGTGGAATTCTGTCACCGAAAGTAGCTGTCGTCCTCACACTTACCCCATAAATATTCAAATTGAAGCGCTTGACCGTGTGGGGGTGTTAAAAGATATTTTGTCCCGGTTGAGCGATCAAGGAATCAATGTCCGCCATGCTCAGGTAAAAACTGCCGTTGGTCAACCAGCGCTAATGGACTTAGGAATTGATATTCGCGATCGCCCGCAATTAGAACAGGTGTTTACCCAAATCAAGAAAATGAGCGATATTCTAAATATTCGCCGCGTTGGTCAGCTTGAGGAATAG
- the patD gene encoding heterocyst frequency control protein PatD, which produces MSLNSQEYQVLATLLEQLQADANTNQLDAPDLRQRLTSLQEFFRQRIVPLTDTDSRVQSYRTEISKQLRLLEVDVMFFQGARQASTAQARLQTISDRLTTLIQYCAAILQQEENGEK; this is translated from the coding sequence ATGTCTCTAAATAGTCAGGAATATCAGGTATTAGCCACATTGCTGGAGCAGTTACAGGCTGATGCCAATACAAATCAACTTGATGCTCCCGATTTACGGCAGCGTCTCACCTCCTTGCAGGAATTTTTTAGGCAGCGGATTGTGCCTTTGACTGATACAGACTCGCGGGTGCAGTCTTATCGGACGGAGATTAGCAAGCAACTGCGCCTGTTGGAAGTAGATGTGATGTTTTTTCAAGGGGCGCGACAGGCATCGACGGCACAAGCAAGACTTCAGACAATTAGCGATCGCCTGACAACTCTCATCCAATACTGTGCTGCTATCCTGCAACAAGAAGAGAACGGGGAAAAATAG
- a CDS encoding dipeptide ABC transporter ATP-binding protein, with amino-acid sequence MSEALFSIENLRVAYPQGSGEELVWAVDDVSFTLQPGERMGLVGESGCGKSTIGRAVMRLLPASSRIEGGVRFQGQSVLGLTPAQLRKFRGEAIALIFQDPMTRLDPLMTIGKHCVETLQAHSPELSTREAKEKAIATLAKVKIPATRWNQYPHEFSGGMRQRVAIALALLLNPKLIVADEPTTSLDVTVSAQILQELTRLCAEENMGLLLISHDLAMVAEYCDRLGVMYKGKMVEMGTTKSVFGHPQHEYTRSLLKAALHIQAVNDDGELVIADGKEKQLPIPHSQTPILRITELKQHYTIEPNFIERLFKAENQTIKAVDGINLELYPGEILGLVGESGCGKSTLSRTILQLIRPTSGKVEFLGQDLTSLSRQEIRSSRRQIQMVFQDPHACLNPAMTVGQSIADPLFIHNLADATTAKEQVLSMLEKVGLTPPEVYYQRYPADLSGGQQQRVAIARALITHPKLLICDEPVSMLDASVQTQVLDLMLQLKAEFELTYLFITHDLWLARFLCDRIAVMNGGQIVELGQTKQIFSNPQHPYTKTLLAAAPLLARA; translated from the coding sequence ATGAGTGAAGCTTTATTTAGTATTGAAAATCTGCGCGTTGCCTATCCCCAGGGTAGTGGGGAAGAATTAGTCTGGGCTGTTGATGATGTATCCTTCACCCTGCAACCCGGTGAAAGAATGGGATTGGTGGGAGAGTCGGGTTGTGGTAAATCAACTATAGGCAGGGCTGTAATGCGCCTGCTACCAGCCTCTAGTCGCATTGAAGGAGGGGTGAGGTTTCAGGGACAATCGGTGCTTGGTTTAACACCAGCGCAGCTGCGAAAATTTCGGGGGGAAGCGATCGCACTAATTTTTCAAGATCCGATGACACGCCTTGATCCGTTGATGACTATTGGTAAGCATTGTGTAGAAACTCTACAAGCGCATTCACCGGAATTATCCACGCGGGAAGCCAAAGAAAAAGCGATCGCCACTTTGGCAAAGGTGAAAATTCCGGCAACTCGCTGGAACCAGTACCCTCATGAGTTTAGCGGTGGAATGCGTCAACGAGTAGCGATCGCTTTAGCATTACTTCTCAACCCCAAATTAATTGTCGCTGATGAACCCACCACCAGCTTAGATGTCACCGTCTCTGCACAAATTTTACAAGAATTAACGCGACTGTGTGCAGAAGAAAACATGGGACTGCTGCTGATTTCCCACGATTTGGCAATGGTGGCAGAATATTGCGATCGCCTTGGGGTGATGTACAAAGGCAAAATGGTGGAAATGGGGACGACAAAATCTGTATTTGGGCATCCTCAACACGAATATACGCGATCGCTCTTAAAAGCAGCATTGCACATTCAAGCAGTTAACGATGATGGGGAATTGGTAATTGCTGATGGAAAAGAAAAGCAATTACCAATTCCTCATTCTCAAACCCCAATCTTACGAATCACCGAACTCAAGCAACACTACACCATAGAACCCAACTTTATTGAACGCTTGTTTAAAGCCGAAAATCAAACAATTAAAGCCGTAGATGGGATAAACTTAGAATTATATCCAGGAGAAATACTCGGATTAGTCGGGGAATCTGGCTGCGGAAAGAGTACCCTGTCACGGACAATCTTGCAGCTAATTCGTCCCACATCTGGCAAAGTCGAGTTTTTAGGACAGGATTTAACGAGTTTGTCGCGCCAAGAAATTCGCTCATCTCGGCGACAAATTCAAATGGTATTTCAAGACCCCCATGCTTGCCTCAATCCAGCGATGACAGTGGGACAAAGTATCGCCGACCCTTTATTTATCCATAATCTTGCCGATGCAACCACAGCCAAAGAGCAAGTTTTATCGATGTTAGAAAAAGTGGGATTAACGCCGCCAGAGGTCTATTATCAGCGTTATCCTGCCGATTTATCAGGTGGACAGCAACAACGAGTGGCGATCGCCCGTGCATTGATTACCCATCCCAAACTACTGATTTGTGACGAACCCGTGAGTATGTTAGACGCCAGTGTGCAGACACAAGTACTGGACTTGATGTTGCAACTAAAAGCAGAATTTGAGTTAACCTACCTGTTTATCACCCATGATTTGTGGTTAGCGCGATTTTTGTGCGATCGCATCGCCGTAATGAATGGCGGACAAATTGTTGAACTTGGTCAGACAAAGCAAATTTTTAGCAATCCCCAACACCCCTACACCAAAACTCTACTAGCTGCTGCACCTTTATTAGCACGGGCTTAA
- a CDS encoding class I SAM-dependent methyltransferase, with protein sequence MSKNSTPTSFTTNSHPSDKWQDRIAQVAYRFNRQYQNETFELPPEVQAMPIFQEWTTGVLTSRIFSPFWEIAHPKKNQHCLDIGCGVSFLIYPWRDWQAFFYGQEISNMARDTLNARGSQLNSKLFKGVELGASHHLNYASGQFDLVIATGFSCYFPLEYWSAVLQEVKRVLKPTGQFVFDILNQEQPLAEDWAVLETYLGAEVFLEPATEWEKTIKAAGARVVTQQLGEIFELYKVRF encoded by the coding sequence ATGTCTAAAAATTCGACTCCAACTTCTTTCACAACTAATAGCCATCCTTCAGACAAATGGCAAGACAGAATAGCACAAGTAGCATATCGCTTCAATCGACAATATCAAAATGAAACCTTTGAACTACCACCAGAAGTGCAAGCAATGCCAATTTTTCAGGAATGGACTACTGGCGTATTAACTAGCAGAATTTTCTCTCCTTTCTGGGAAATTGCTCATCCTAAGAAGAACCAGCACTGCTTAGACATTGGCTGCGGTGTCAGCTTTTTAATCTATCCTTGGCGAGATTGGCAAGCATTTTTTTACGGGCAAGAAATCAGTAATATGGCACGAGATACACTCAATGCTCGTGGTTCACAGTTAAACTCAAAACTATTCAAAGGTGTTGAGTTAGGAGCATCTCATCACTTAAACTACGCATCAGGTCAGTTTGACCTAGTAATTGCCACGGGATTTAGTTGCTATTTTCCACTTGAATATTGGAGTGCTGTATTGCAAGAAGTCAAACGGGTTTTGAAACCAACTGGACAGTTTGTATTTGACATCCTTAATCAAGAACAGCCTTTAGCCGAGGACTGGGCAGTACTGGAAACTTATTTAGGTGCTGAGGTGTTTCTAGAACCTGCGACTGAGTGGGAAAAAACGATTAAAGCTGCGGGTGCTAGGGTAGTTACGCAGCAATTAGGAGAAATATTTGAGTTGTATAAAGTGCGGTTTTGA
- a CDS encoding GNAT family N-acetyltransferase — MIIRHATETDLPAIVAIYNAAIPSRMATADLEPVSLESRLTWFKARSPLQRPLWIIEIEGGIAGWLSFQSFYGRPAYHTTAEISIYIAPNFQRRGLGRQLLGLAIHESPNLGLKTLVSFIFAHNQPSLKLFEAFGFQTWGHLPKIADLDGIERDLIIMGLRVSESVD, encoded by the coding sequence ATGATTATCCGCCATGCCACTGAGACTGACTTACCTGCAATCGTGGCAATTTATAACGCGGCGATTCCTAGTCGCATGGCCACCGCTGATTTAGAGCCAGTTTCCCTAGAAAGTCGCCTGACTTGGTTTAAAGCGCGATCGCCTTTACAACGTCCACTGTGGATAATTGAAATAGAAGGGGGAATTGCTGGGTGGCTGAGTTTTCAATCCTTTTATGGGCGGCCAGCCTATCATACAACTGCCGAAATTAGTATTTACATTGCTCCTAATTTTCAACGGCGTGGTTTAGGACGACAACTTTTAGGGCTAGCAATTCACGAAAGTCCTAACTTGGGTTTAAAGACTTTAGTCAGCTTCATTTTTGCCCACAATCAACCCAGCTTAAAACTGTTTGAAGCATTTGGGTTTCAAACTTGGGGACATTTGCCCAAAATTGCCGACTTAGACGGAATTGAACGGGACTTAATAATTATGGGACTACGAGTTAGTGAATCTGTTGATTAA
- a CDS encoding Uma2 family endonuclease, whose translation MDAITLNFAPVIQLTEDQFFDLCQINELIRFERNGDGSLLLMPLVGGLTSNLNANLSAQLGMWNRDESLGIAFGSSVGFILPNGAIRSPDLSWLKREKWDTLTQEEKEKFPPVCPDFVAELRSQTDCLHRLQNKMREYLDNGARLGWLIDLETQQVEIYRPGQEVDVLESPASLSGENVLPGFVMSLESINRDSKIEN comes from the coding sequence ATGGATGCTATAACTCTCAACTTCGCGCCAGTTATTCAATTAACTGAAGATCAATTTTTTGACCTATGTCAGATAAACGAATTAATTAGATTTGAGCGGAATGGAGATGGAAGTTTGCTATTAATGCCTCTAGTGGGAGGTTTAACCAGCAACCTAAATGCTAATTTATCTGCTCAACTGGGAATGTGGAATCGTGATGAGTCGCTAGGTATAGCATTTGGTTCTTCAGTTGGGTTCATTTTACCAAATGGTGCAATACGTTCTCCTGATTTGTCCTGGTTAAAGCGTGAAAAATGGGATACTTTGACTCAGGAAGAAAAAGAAAAATTTCCGCCTGTGTGTCCTGATTTTGTAGCTGAATTGCGTTCTCAAACTGATTGTTTGCACAGATTACAAAATAAAATGCGCGAGTATCTAGACAATGGTGCTAGATTGGGTTGGTTAATTGATTTGGAAACTCAGCAAGTAGAAATTTATCGCCCTGGACAAGAGGTTGATGTGCTGGAATCTCCTGCTAGTTTATCAGGTGAAAATGTTCTACCCGGATTTGTGATGAGTTTAGAATCAATTAACAGAGATTCTAAAATAGAGAATTAA
- a CDS encoding XisI protein, which produces MDKLTKYRELIKQVLTEYDTLSRQSPDEHSETCLVFDETHDHYLWLTVDWQGSKRLKYTHVHIRIKNQKIYIEEDWTEEGIATELIRLGVTNNDIVLAFQPPDVRKFTEFAIA; this is translated from the coding sequence ATGGATAAACTAACGAAATATCGGGAGTTAATTAAACAAGTACTTACTGAATATGATACTTTATCTCGTCAATCACCTGATGAGCATTCAGAAACTTGTTTAGTGTTTGATGAAACCCATGATCATTATCTCTGGTTGACCGTAGATTGGCAAGGTAGCAAAAGGCTTAAATATACCCATGTACATATTCGGATTAAAAATCAAAAAATCTACATAGAAGAAGACTGGACAGAAGAGGGAATAGCGACTGAATTAATCAGATTGGGTGTAACTAACAATGATATTGTCTTAGCTTTTCAACCTCCAGATGTGAGAAAATTTACAGAGTTTGCAATAGCTTAA